One genomic window of Capricornis sumatraensis isolate serow.1 chromosome 15, serow.2, whole genome shotgun sequence includes the following:
- the PLCG1 gene encoding 1-phosphatidylinositol 4,5-bisphosphate phosphodiesterase gamma-1 isoform X2 translates to MAGAASPCANGCGPGAPSDAEVVHLCRSLEVGTVMTLFYSKKSQRPERKTFQVKLETRQITWSRGADKIEGAIDIREIKEIRPGKTSRDFDRYQEDPAFRPDQSHCFVILYGMEFRLKTLSLQATSEDEVNMWIKGLTWLMEDTLQAATPLQIERWLRKQFYSVDRNREDRISAKDLKNMLSQVNYRVPNMRFLRERLTDLEPRASDITYGQFAQLYRSLMYSAQKMMDLPFLEDSALRAGERPELCRVSLAEFQQFLLEHQGELWAVDRLQVQEFMLSFLRDPLREIEEPYFFLDEFVTFLFSKENSIWNSQLDAVCPDTMNNPLSHYWISSSHNTYLTGDQFSSESSLEAYARCLRMGCRCIELDCWDGPDGMPVIYHGHTLTTKIKFSDVLHTIKEHAFVASEYPVILSIEDHCSIAQQRNMAQYFKKVLGDTLLTKPVDIAADGLPSPNQLKRKILIKHKKLAEGSAYEEVPTSVMYSENDISNSIKNGILYLEDPVNHEWYPHYFVLTSSKIYYSEETSSDQGNEDEEEPKEASGSTELHSNEKWFHGKLGAGRDGRHIAERLLTEYCIETGAPDGSFLVRESETFVGDYTLSFWRNGKVQHCRIHSRQDAGTPKFFLTDNLVFDSLYDLITHYQQVPLRCNEFEMRLSEPVPQTNAHESKEWYHASLTRAQAEHMLMRVPRDGAFLVRKRNEPNSYAISFRAEGKIKHCRVQQEGQTVMLGNSEFDSLVDLVSYYEKHPLYRKMKLRYPINEEALEKIGTAEPDYGALYEGRNPGFYVEANPMPTFKCAVKALFDYKAQREDELTFTKSAIIQNVEKQEGGWWRGDYGGKKQLWFPSNYVEEMVSPAALEPEREHLDENSPLGDLLRGVLDVPACQIAIRPEGKNNRLFVFSISMASVAHWSLDVAADSQEELQDWVKKIREVAQTADARLTEGKMMERRKKIALELSELVVYCRPVPFDEEKIGTERACYRDMSSFPETKAEKYVNKAKGKKFLQYNRLQLSRIYPKGQRLDSSNYDPLPMWICGSQLVALNFQTPDKPMQMNQALFLAGGHCGYVLQPSVMRDEAFDPFDKSSLRGLEPCAICIEVLGARHLPKNGRGIVCPFVEIEVAGAEYDSIKQKTEFVVDNGLNPVWPAKPFHFQISNPEFAFLRFVVYEEDMFSDQNFLAQATFPVKGLKTGYRAVPLKNNYSEGLELASLLVKIDVFPAKENGDLCPFGGASLRERSCDSGPLSHGRAREGSFEARYQQPFEDLRISQEHLADHFDGRDRRAPRRTRVNGDNRL, encoded by the exons TTGACATTCGTGAGATCAAGGAGATCCGCCCAGGGAAGACCTCACGGGACTTCGATCGCTACCAAGAGGACCCTGCTTTTCGGCCAGACCAGTCCCACTGCTTCGTCATCCTGTACGGGATGGAATTCCGCCTGAAGACCCTGAGCCTCCAAG CCACGTCTGAGGACGAAGTGAACATGTGGATCAAGGGCCTGACTTGGCTGATGGAGGACACGTTGCAGGCAGCCACACCCCTGCAGATTGAGAG GTGGCTGCGGAAGCAGTTCTACTCCGTGGACCGGAACCGTGAGGACCG GATATCGGCCAAGGACCTGAAGAACATGCTGTCCCAGGTCAACTACCGGGTCCCCAACATGCGCTTCCTCCGGGAGCGGCTGACG GACCTGGAGCCGCGCGCCAGTGACATCACCTATGGGCAGTTTGCTCAGCTCTACCGCAGCCTCATGTACAGCGCCCAGAAGATG ATGGACCTTCCCTTTCTGGAAGACAGCGCCCTGAG GGCGGGCGAGCGGCCGGAGCTGTGCCGGGTGTCCCTTGCTGAGTTCCAACAGTTCCTCCTCGAGCACCAGGGG GAGCTGTGGGCGGTGGACCGGCTCCAGGTGCAGGAGTTCATGCTCAGCTTCCTCCGAGACCCCTTGCGAGAGATTGAGGAGCCTTACTTCTTCCTGGATGAG TTCGTCACCTTCCTGTTCTCCAAGGAGAACAGCATATGGAACTCACAGCTAGACGCGGTGTGCCCCGACACCATGAACAACCCCCTGTCGCACTACTGGATCTCCTCCTCGCACAACAC GTACCTGACCGGGGACCAGTTCTCCAGCGAGTCATCCCTGGAAGCCTACGCTCGCTGCCTGCGGATGGGCTGCCGCTGCATCGAGT TGGACTGCTGGGATGGCCCAGACGGGATGCCAGTCATTTACCACGGACACACTCTGACCACCAAGATCAAGTTCTCAGACGTCCTGCATACCATCAAGGAGCATGCCTTTGTGGCCTCAGA GTACCCGGTCATCCTGTCTATCGAGGACCACTGCAGTATTGCCCAGCAGAGGAACATGGCCCAGTATTTCAAGAAGGTGCTCGGGGACACACTCCTCACCAAGCCTGTGGACATTGCGGCTGAcgggctcccctcccccaaccagcTCAAGAGGAAGATCCTTATCAAG CACAAGAAGTTGGCTGAGGGCAGTGCCTACGAGGAGGTGCCTACATCGGTGATGTACTCTGAGAACGACATCAGCAACTCCATCAAGAATGGCATCCTCTACCTGGAAGACCCAGTGAACCAT GAGTGGTACCCCCACTACTTCGTCTTGACCAGCAGCAAGATCTACTACTCGGAGGAGACCAGCAGCGACCAGGGCAACGAGGATGAGGAGGAGCCCAAGGAG GCCAGTGGCAGCACAGAGCTGCATTCCAACGAGAAGTGGTTCCACGGGAAGCTCGGGGCGGGCCGGGACGGGCGGCACATCGCCGAGCGCCTGCTCACAGAGTACTGCATTGAGACCGGGGCCCCGGACGGCTCCTTCCTCGTGCGCGAGAGCGAGACCTTCGTGGGCGACTACACTCTGTCCTTCTG GCGGAATGGCAAAGTCCAGCACTGCCGGATCCACTCCCGGCAGGACGCGGGCACCCCCAAGTTCTTCCTGACGGACAACCTCGTCTTCGACTCCCTCTATGACCTCATCACGCACTACCAGCAGGTTCCCCTGCGCTGCAATGAATTTGAGATGCGCCTGTCAGAGCCGGTCCCGCAGACCAACGCGCACGAGAGCAAAGA GTGGTACCACGCCAGCCTGACCAGAGCGCAGGCCGAGCACATGCTGATGCGTGTCCCCCGGGACGGGGCCTTCCTGGTGCGGAAACGGAACGAGCCCAACTCCTACGCCATTTCCTTCCG GGCTGAGGGAAAGATCAAGCACTGCCGTGTCCAGCAGGAGGGCCAGACCGTGATGCTGGGCAACTCAGAGTTTGACAGCCTTGTTGACCTCGTCAGCTACTACGAGAAGCACCCACTGTACCGCAAGATGAAGTTGCGCTACCCCATCAACGAGGAGGCTCTGGAGAAGATTGGCACGGCT GAGCCTGACTACGGTGCGCTGTACGAGGGCCGCAACCCTGGCTTCTATGTGGAGGCGAACCCTATGCCCACATTCAAG TGTGCCGTCAAAGCTCTCTTCGACTACAAGGCTCAGCGGGAGGACGAGCTGACATTCACCAAGAGCGCCATCATCCAGAACGTGGAGAAGCAGGAGGGAGGCTG GTGGCGGGGTGACTACGGTGGGAAGAAGCAGCTGTGGTTCCCTTCAAACTACGTGGAGGAAATGGTCAGCCCGGCGGCCCTGGAGCCCGAGAGGGAG CACTTGGACGAGAACAGCCCGCTCGGGGACTTGCTGCGGGGGGTCCTGGATGTGCCAGCTTGTCAGATAG ccatCCGTCCCGAGGGCAAGAACAACCGGCTGTTCGTCTTCTCCATCAGCATGGCCTCAGTGGCACACTGGTCCCTGGACGTGGCTGCCGACTCACAGGAGGAGCTGCAGGACTGGGTGAAGAAGATCCGGGAGGTGGCGCAGACGGCGGACGCCAGG CTCACCGAGGGCAAGATGATGGAGCGGAGGAAGAAGATCGCTCTGGAGCTCTCAGAGCTCGTCGTCTACTGCCGGCCTGTCCCCTTCGATGAAGAGA AGATTGGCACCGAACGCGCCTGCTACCGCGACATGTCGTCCTTCCCGGAGACCAAGGCCGAGAAATACGTAAACAAGGCCAAAGGTAAGAAGTTCCTCCAGTACAACCGCCTGCAGCTCTCCCGCATCTACCCTAAGGGTCAGCGGCTGGACTCCTCCAATTACGACCCCCTGCCCATGTGGATCTGCGGCAGCCAGCTTGTGGCCCTCAACTTCCAGACCCCAG ACAAGCCCATGCAGATGAACCAGGCCCTGTTCCTGGCTGGCGGGCACTGCGGCTACGTGCTGCAGCCCAGTGTCATGCGCGATGAGGCCTTCGATCCCTTTGACAAGAGCAGCCTCCGCGGGTTGGAGCCGTGCGCCATCTGCATCGAG GTACTGGGGGCCCGGCACCTGCCGAAGAACGGCCGAGGCATCGTGTGTCCTTTTGTGGAGATCGAGGTGGCTGGAGCCGAGTATGACAGCATCAAGCAGAAGACGGAGTTTGTGG TGGACAATGGACTGAACCCTGTGTGGCCAGCCAAGCCCTTCCACTTCCAGATCAGTAACCCCGAGTTCGCCTTCCTGCGCTTCGTGGTCTATGAGGAGGACATGTTTAGTGACCAGAACTTTCTAGCTCAGGCTACCTTCCCAGTGAAGGGTCTGAAGACAG GCTACAGAGCGGTGCCTCTGAAGAACAACTACAGTGAGGGCCTGGAGCTGGCCTCCCTGCTCGTCAAGATTGACGTCTTTCCCGCCAAG GAGAACGGCGACCTCTGCCCCTTCGGGGGTGCGTCCCTGCGGGAGCGGAGCTGCGACTCAGGCCCGCTGTCCCACGGCCGAGCCCGGGAGGGCTCCTTCGAAGCTCGCTACCAGCAGCCCTTCGAGGACTTGCGCATCTCCCAGGAGCATCTCGCAGACCATTTTGACGGTCGGGATcgcag GGCCCCGCGCAGGACTCGGGTCAACGGAGACAACCGCCTCTAG
- the PLCG1 gene encoding 1-phosphatidylinositol 4,5-bisphosphate phosphodiesterase gamma-1 isoform X1 → MAGAASPCANGCGPGAPSDAEVVHLCRSLEVGTVMTLFYSKKSQRPERKTFQVKLETRQITWSRGADKIEGAIDIREIKEIRPGKTSRDFDRYQEDPAFRPDQSHCFVILYGMEFRLKTLSLQATSEDEVNMWIKGLTWLMEDTLQAATPLQIERWLRKQFYSVDRNREDRISAKDLKNMLSQVNYRVPNMRFLRERLTDLEPRASDITYGQFAQLYRSLMYSAQKMMDLPFLEDSALRAGERPELCRVSLAEFQQFLLEHQGELWAVDRLQVQEFMLSFLRDPLREIEEPYFFLDEFVTFLFSKENSIWNSQLDAVCPDTMNNPLSHYWISSSHNTYLTGDQFSSESSLEAYARCLRMGCRCIELDCWDGPDGMPVIYHGHTLTTKIKFSDVLHTIKEHAFVASEYPVILSIEDHCSIAQQRNMAQYFKKVLGDTLLTKPVDIAADGLPSPNQLKRKILIKHKKLAEGSAYEEVPTSVMYSENDISNSIKNGILYLEDPVNHEWYPHYFVLTSSKIYYSEETSSDQGNEDEEEPKEASGSTELHSNEKWFHGKLGAGRDGRHIAERLLTEYCIETGAPDGSFLVRESETFVGDYTLSFWRNGKVQHCRIHSRQDAGTPKFFLTDNLVFDSLYDLITHYQQVPLRCNEFEMRLSEPVPQTNAHESKEWYHASLTRAQAEHMLMRVPRDGAFLVRKRNEPNSYAISFRAEGKIKHCRVQQEGQTVMLGNSEFDSLVDLVSYYEKHPLYRKMKLRYPINEEALEKIGTAEPDYGALYEGRNPGFYVEANPMPTFKCAVKALFDYKAQREDELTFTKSAIIQNVEKQEGGWWRGDYGGKKQLWFPSNYVEEMVSPAALEPEREHLDENSPLGDLLRGVLDVPACQIAIRPEGKNNRLFVFSISMASVAHWSLDVAADSQEELQDWVKKIREVAQTADARLTEGKMMERRKKIALELSELVVYCRPVPFDEEKIGTERACYRDMSSFPETKAEKYVNKAKGKKFLQYNRLQLSRIYPKGQRLDSSNYDPLPMWICGSQLVALNFQTPDKPMQMNQALFLAGGHCGYVLQPSVMRDEAFDPFDKSSLRGLEPCAICIEVLGARHLPKNGRGIVCPFVEIEVAGAEYDSIKQKTEFVVDNGLNPVWPAKPFHFQISNPEFAFLRFVVYEEDMFSDQNFLAQATFPVKGLKTGYRAVPLKNNYSEGLELASLLVKIDVFPAKQENGDLCPFGGASLRERSCDSGPLSHGRAREGSFEARYQQPFEDLRISQEHLADHFDGRDRRAPRRTRVNGDNRL, encoded by the exons TTGACATTCGTGAGATCAAGGAGATCCGCCCAGGGAAGACCTCACGGGACTTCGATCGCTACCAAGAGGACCCTGCTTTTCGGCCAGACCAGTCCCACTGCTTCGTCATCCTGTACGGGATGGAATTCCGCCTGAAGACCCTGAGCCTCCAAG CCACGTCTGAGGACGAAGTGAACATGTGGATCAAGGGCCTGACTTGGCTGATGGAGGACACGTTGCAGGCAGCCACACCCCTGCAGATTGAGAG GTGGCTGCGGAAGCAGTTCTACTCCGTGGACCGGAACCGTGAGGACCG GATATCGGCCAAGGACCTGAAGAACATGCTGTCCCAGGTCAACTACCGGGTCCCCAACATGCGCTTCCTCCGGGAGCGGCTGACG GACCTGGAGCCGCGCGCCAGTGACATCACCTATGGGCAGTTTGCTCAGCTCTACCGCAGCCTCATGTACAGCGCCCAGAAGATG ATGGACCTTCCCTTTCTGGAAGACAGCGCCCTGAG GGCGGGCGAGCGGCCGGAGCTGTGCCGGGTGTCCCTTGCTGAGTTCCAACAGTTCCTCCTCGAGCACCAGGGG GAGCTGTGGGCGGTGGACCGGCTCCAGGTGCAGGAGTTCATGCTCAGCTTCCTCCGAGACCCCTTGCGAGAGATTGAGGAGCCTTACTTCTTCCTGGATGAG TTCGTCACCTTCCTGTTCTCCAAGGAGAACAGCATATGGAACTCACAGCTAGACGCGGTGTGCCCCGACACCATGAACAACCCCCTGTCGCACTACTGGATCTCCTCCTCGCACAACAC GTACCTGACCGGGGACCAGTTCTCCAGCGAGTCATCCCTGGAAGCCTACGCTCGCTGCCTGCGGATGGGCTGCCGCTGCATCGAGT TGGACTGCTGGGATGGCCCAGACGGGATGCCAGTCATTTACCACGGACACACTCTGACCACCAAGATCAAGTTCTCAGACGTCCTGCATACCATCAAGGAGCATGCCTTTGTGGCCTCAGA GTACCCGGTCATCCTGTCTATCGAGGACCACTGCAGTATTGCCCAGCAGAGGAACATGGCCCAGTATTTCAAGAAGGTGCTCGGGGACACACTCCTCACCAAGCCTGTGGACATTGCGGCTGAcgggctcccctcccccaaccagcTCAAGAGGAAGATCCTTATCAAG CACAAGAAGTTGGCTGAGGGCAGTGCCTACGAGGAGGTGCCTACATCGGTGATGTACTCTGAGAACGACATCAGCAACTCCATCAAGAATGGCATCCTCTACCTGGAAGACCCAGTGAACCAT GAGTGGTACCCCCACTACTTCGTCTTGACCAGCAGCAAGATCTACTACTCGGAGGAGACCAGCAGCGACCAGGGCAACGAGGATGAGGAGGAGCCCAAGGAG GCCAGTGGCAGCACAGAGCTGCATTCCAACGAGAAGTGGTTCCACGGGAAGCTCGGGGCGGGCCGGGACGGGCGGCACATCGCCGAGCGCCTGCTCACAGAGTACTGCATTGAGACCGGGGCCCCGGACGGCTCCTTCCTCGTGCGCGAGAGCGAGACCTTCGTGGGCGACTACACTCTGTCCTTCTG GCGGAATGGCAAAGTCCAGCACTGCCGGATCCACTCCCGGCAGGACGCGGGCACCCCCAAGTTCTTCCTGACGGACAACCTCGTCTTCGACTCCCTCTATGACCTCATCACGCACTACCAGCAGGTTCCCCTGCGCTGCAATGAATTTGAGATGCGCCTGTCAGAGCCGGTCCCGCAGACCAACGCGCACGAGAGCAAAGA GTGGTACCACGCCAGCCTGACCAGAGCGCAGGCCGAGCACATGCTGATGCGTGTCCCCCGGGACGGGGCCTTCCTGGTGCGGAAACGGAACGAGCCCAACTCCTACGCCATTTCCTTCCG GGCTGAGGGAAAGATCAAGCACTGCCGTGTCCAGCAGGAGGGCCAGACCGTGATGCTGGGCAACTCAGAGTTTGACAGCCTTGTTGACCTCGTCAGCTACTACGAGAAGCACCCACTGTACCGCAAGATGAAGTTGCGCTACCCCATCAACGAGGAGGCTCTGGAGAAGATTGGCACGGCT GAGCCTGACTACGGTGCGCTGTACGAGGGCCGCAACCCTGGCTTCTATGTGGAGGCGAACCCTATGCCCACATTCAAG TGTGCCGTCAAAGCTCTCTTCGACTACAAGGCTCAGCGGGAGGACGAGCTGACATTCACCAAGAGCGCCATCATCCAGAACGTGGAGAAGCAGGAGGGAGGCTG GTGGCGGGGTGACTACGGTGGGAAGAAGCAGCTGTGGTTCCCTTCAAACTACGTGGAGGAAATGGTCAGCCCGGCGGCCCTGGAGCCCGAGAGGGAG CACTTGGACGAGAACAGCCCGCTCGGGGACTTGCTGCGGGGGGTCCTGGATGTGCCAGCTTGTCAGATAG ccatCCGTCCCGAGGGCAAGAACAACCGGCTGTTCGTCTTCTCCATCAGCATGGCCTCAGTGGCACACTGGTCCCTGGACGTGGCTGCCGACTCACAGGAGGAGCTGCAGGACTGGGTGAAGAAGATCCGGGAGGTGGCGCAGACGGCGGACGCCAGG CTCACCGAGGGCAAGATGATGGAGCGGAGGAAGAAGATCGCTCTGGAGCTCTCAGAGCTCGTCGTCTACTGCCGGCCTGTCCCCTTCGATGAAGAGA AGATTGGCACCGAACGCGCCTGCTACCGCGACATGTCGTCCTTCCCGGAGACCAAGGCCGAGAAATACGTAAACAAGGCCAAAGGTAAGAAGTTCCTCCAGTACAACCGCCTGCAGCTCTCCCGCATCTACCCTAAGGGTCAGCGGCTGGACTCCTCCAATTACGACCCCCTGCCCATGTGGATCTGCGGCAGCCAGCTTGTGGCCCTCAACTTCCAGACCCCAG ACAAGCCCATGCAGATGAACCAGGCCCTGTTCCTGGCTGGCGGGCACTGCGGCTACGTGCTGCAGCCCAGTGTCATGCGCGATGAGGCCTTCGATCCCTTTGACAAGAGCAGCCTCCGCGGGTTGGAGCCGTGCGCCATCTGCATCGAG GTACTGGGGGCCCGGCACCTGCCGAAGAACGGCCGAGGCATCGTGTGTCCTTTTGTGGAGATCGAGGTGGCTGGAGCCGAGTATGACAGCATCAAGCAGAAGACGGAGTTTGTGG TGGACAATGGACTGAACCCTGTGTGGCCAGCCAAGCCCTTCCACTTCCAGATCAGTAACCCCGAGTTCGCCTTCCTGCGCTTCGTGGTCTATGAGGAGGACATGTTTAGTGACCAGAACTTTCTAGCTCAGGCTACCTTCCCAGTGAAGGGTCTGAAGACAG GCTACAGAGCGGTGCCTCTGAAGAACAACTACAGTGAGGGCCTGGAGCTGGCCTCCCTGCTCGTCAAGATTGACGTCTTTCCCGCCAAG CAGGAGAACGGCGACCTCTGCCCCTTCGGGGGTGCGTCCCTGCGGGAGCGGAGCTGCGACTCAGGCCCGCTGTCCCACGGCCGAGCCCGGGAGGGCTCCTTCGAAGCTCGCTACCAGCAGCCCTTCGAGGACTTGCGCATCTCCCAGGAGCATCTCGCAGACCATTTTGACGGTCGGGATcgcag GGCCCCGCGCAGGACTCGGGTCAACGGAGACAACCGCCTCTAG